From the genome of Acidobacteriota bacterium:
TGTCGATGGCGGGGGCATGTCCGGTCAGGCAGGTGCCGTGCGTCACGGCATCACCCGCGCCTTGATGGAACTCAACCCGGAACTTCGCGGACGTTTGAAAAAAGCCGGTTTCGTCACCCGCGACCCGCGTGCGAAAGAGCGCAAGAAATACGGACAAAAGGGCGCTCGCAAACGCTTCCAGTTCTCGAAACGCTAATCAAATTGCGGATTGCAAATTGCGGATTGTAGAAATCTGTTTGCACTCCGAATTCTGCAATCCGCAATTGATAATTCCATTGCCAGCTTTTGTGATTGGTTGTTCCAACCGGAACGCAGGCTGGTGAGTACATAAACCAATTTTCGTAGGAGGATAGTTTTGGCTACAACAGTAACGATGAAAGAACTGCTTGAAGCCGGTGTTCACTTCGGACATCAGGTCAGGCGGTGGAACCCGAAAATGAAAGAATACATTTTCGGTGAACGCAACGGCATTTACATTATTGACCTGCAAAAAACTCAGAAACTTTTCAAAGACGCAGTCAAATTCGTTTCGCAAATCGCGATGGATGGCAAATCCTTCATGTTTGTCGGCACCAAACGTCAGGCACAAGACGCCGTTGAAGAAGAAGCGAAACGCTGCAACCAATATTATGTTAATCAACGCTGGCTCGGTGGTCTGCTGACAAACTTCCAGACCGTACAGAAATCAATTCAAAAGATGAAAGACATCGAAGCCATGCGCGAAGATGGACGTTACGATTCCATCACCAAAAAAGAACGTCTGCAATATGACCGCGAACACGAATCCTTGAGCAAAAATCTTTCCGGTATTCGCGATATGAAACGCTTGCCGGACGTGATTTTTATCATTGATTCAAATAAAGAAGAGATTGCCGTCGCCGAAGCCAACAAACTTGGCATTCCGGTGGTCGCCATCGTTGATACCAACTGCAATCCCGATGGCATTGATTACATCGTGCCGGGAAATGATGACGCCTTGAGAGCGGTTCGGTTGTTCGCTTCAAAAATGGCGGATGCCATCATCGAAGGTCAGCAGATTGCCAAAGAGGGCGCTGCCGATGTTCCCGAAGAAGAAGCGGCGGCAGATGCTGACGCTGGGCAAAGCGATGCGCCGAGACGTGACCGCAAGAACCGACGCAAAGGCGGAGTTCGCACCACCTATGTTCCGCCTGATGCCCCACCGATTCCCGAAGTCGCTGCGGCAATTGACACCGTGGCTCCGGTTCAGGCTGAAGCCGCAACTGCAGCGGCAGGTGATGCGCCCGCCGCAGAGGCTGCACCCGCAGCAAGCGAACCGGCACCGAGCGCGGAAGCCTCTGAATAACTTCATCAGTCAGGATGACATCAAAAGGCGGAAGATTCATCCTTCCGCCTTTCGTTTATAACAACCATTCAACAAAGATTTTTACAAGAGAGGT
Proteins encoded in this window:
- the rpsB gene encoding 30S ribosomal protein S2 — protein: MKELLEAGVHFGHQVRRWNPKMKEYIFGERNGIYIIDLQKTQKLFKDAVKFVSQIAMDGKSFMFVGTKRQAQDAVEEEAKRCNQYYVNQRWLGGLLTNFQTVQKSIQKMKDIEAMREDGRYDSITKKERLQYDREHESLSKNLSGIRDMKRLPDVIFIIDSNKEEIAVAEANKLGIPVVAIVDTNCNPDGIDYIVPGNDDALRAVRLFASKMADAIIEGQQIAKEGAADVPEEEAAADADAGQSDAPRRDRKNRRKGGVRTTYVPPDAPPIPEVAAAIDTVAPVQAEAATAAAGDAPAAEAAPAASEPAPSAEASE